One region of Deinococcus budaensis genomic DNA includes:
- a CDS encoding cation diffusion facilitator family transporter, translating to MDGTARIALGSVVVAAAVLGLKFLAYLLTGSVALYSDALESVINVAAAVAALIALRVAARPADANHPYGHSKAEYFSAVAEGVLIVLAAISIAREALPALQSPRPVEAPLPGLAINLGATVLNGIWASVLLRVGRLARSPALLADGRHVLTDVFTSVGVLAGVLLASLTGLHWLDPALALLVAVNILWSGWGLVRESVGGLMDAGVDPQTETRIRQAMSEHAEGALEMHDLRTRHAGRVTFVEFHLVVPGTMTVQQAHTICDRLEDAIHEQIAGSAVTIHVEPQEKAKHHGVLVL from the coding sequence ATGGACGGCACGGCAAGGATTGCCCTGGGCAGCGTGGTGGTGGCCGCCGCCGTGCTGGGCCTCAAATTTTTGGCGTACCTCTTGACCGGCAGCGTGGCGCTGTATTCGGACGCGCTGGAGAGCGTGATCAACGTGGCGGCCGCCGTCGCCGCCCTGATCGCCCTGCGGGTGGCGGCCCGGCCTGCCGACGCGAACCACCCCTACGGACACTCCAAGGCCGAGTATTTCAGCGCGGTGGCCGAGGGCGTCTTGATCGTGCTGGCGGCGATCAGCATCGCGCGCGAGGCCCTGCCCGCCCTGCAAAGCCCGCGCCCAGTCGAGGCGCCGCTGCCGGGCCTGGCGATCAACCTGGGGGCGACCGTGCTCAACGGCATCTGGGCGAGCGTGCTGCTGCGGGTGGGGCGGCTGGCGCGTTCGCCCGCGCTGCTCGCCGACGGCCGGCACGTGTTGACCGACGTGTTTACCAGCGTGGGGGTGCTGGCCGGGGTGCTGCTGGCCAGCCTCACGGGGCTGCACTGGCTCGATCCGGCGCTGGCGCTGCTGGTCGCCGTGAACATCCTCTGGAGCGGCTGGGGGCTGGTCCGCGAGAGCGTGGGCGGCCTGATGGACGCGGGGGTAGACCCCCAGACCGAGACCCGCATCCGTCAGGCCATGAGCGAACACGCCGAGGGCGCCCTGGAGATGCACGACCTGAGAACCCGGCACGCGGGCCGCGTGACCTTTGTCGAGTTTCACCTCGTCGTGCCGGGAACCATGACCGTGCAGCAGGCGCACACCATCTGTGACCGCCTGGAAGACGCCATCCACGAGCAGATCGCCGGCTCGGCGGTCACCATTCATGTCGAGCCGCAGGAAAAGGCCAAGCACCACGGCGTGCTGGTGCTGTAG